TCGGTCCGGTTTGCGTTCAGATAAATCGCTTTGTGCCCGGTCTCATCATGGGTCCGAATCAGGGGGTGGACCACGTCCGGGGTTTCCTGTTTTTCAACCGTCGAGCGTTGCTGGGCCCGGGCCGGAGTGCGCAGCGTATCGTAGCTATGCACGGCCCGCAGGCTGTCCACCCGGGCCTTCAGCTCCTCAGGCAGGTCGGTATAGGCGGCCCGCAGATTGCAAAAACAGGTTTCGCCACCGGACTCGGGCAGGGCCAGGGCCTGGAGCATGGTCGCCTTGGCCGGGACGGCAAAATACGAATCGTCGGTGTGCCAGCCCGTCAGGCGTAGCCGGGACAGATCGGCCGGCTTGGACTCAGGCGTCTTGTACGAGCTGTCCAGAACCGACACTTCGGGGACGTGGGTATCCCGATACTCGCGCAGCAGCTGAAGCTGAGGTTCACCAAAGTAGCGGGCGACCCGGACAAATTCGGCCGGCGTCAGGGGCGCGGTGCGCAGGCATAGCAGATGCGCCTTAAGAAACGCGCCAGTGATGGCGGCTCTGGCGGCGTCATCTACGGGTCGCGTCCAGTCAAGTCCGCTGACCTCGGCGCCCAAGGCGTCACTCAAGGGCGTGATGCGGAGTGTCATGATACTCGCCTCCCGATGGAGATGTGTTCGGCGACTGTCCCTGCCGAACTTAGCCCAAGGCCGGCCGGAAACCAAGCCCGCGGGCCGAGAAAATGGGGCTCCTATTGACCCGTCTGAGGCGACAGGGCATATGTCTTCCACACGGGATTGTCATTCACTATGGACGATCTAATTCAAAAAGCCGACACCCTGCTCGAAGCCCTGCCGTATATGCAGCGCTTCTCGGGCAAGACCCTGGTCATCAAGTATGGCGGCCACGCCATGCAGGACGACGACCTCAAGCAACACTTTGCCCAGGACATCGTGCTGCTCAAGTTTACCGGCA
This genomic window from Desulfurellaceae bacterium contains:
- a CDS encoding TauD/TfdA family dioxygenase, with translation MTLRITPLSDALGAEVSGLDWTRPVDDAARAAITGAFLKAHLLCLRTAPLTPAEFVRVARYFGEPQLQLLREYRDTHVPEVSVLDSSYKTPESKPADLSRLRLTGWHTDDSYFAVPAKATMLQALALPESGGETCFCNLRAAYTDLPEELKARVDSLRAVHSYDTLRTPARAQQRSTVEKQETPDVVHPLIRTHDETGHKAIYLNANRTDRIVDLERQESDALLDRLHAHMTQARYRYDHAWRVGDILVWDNRCLVHSVNMDFSVGQSRRHQRILLKGSVPV